Proteins encoded in a region of the Trichocoleus sp. FACHB-46 genome:
- a CDS encoding helix-turn-helix domain-containing protein: MPAPYSYDLRQKAIEAFQSGEGKSDVCRMFNISRNTLDLWLKRREETGDYQAI; the protein is encoded by the coding sequence ATGCCTGCCCCTTACAGCTATGACCTGCGGCAAAAAGCGATTGAAGCTTTTCAGAGTGGAGAAGGCAAAAGCGACGTCTGTCGCATGTTTAATATCAGTCGCAACACCCTAGACCTGTGGCTGAAGCGGCGAGAGGAAACAGGGGATTATCAAGCCATTA